The following are encoded in a window of Kaistia algarum genomic DNA:
- a CDS encoding molybdopterin oxidoreductase family protein codes for MNQHVPLRIGHSACPHDCPSTCALDVEVLDGKRIGRVRGAKDNDYTAGVICAKVARYAERIHNPNRLTQPLRRKGEKGAGEWAPISWDDALDEIAEAFVKAEARLGAETVWPYYYAGTMGLVQRDGINRLRHEKRYSGFYGTICVNMAWTGYIAGAGRIAGVDPREMAKSDLVVLWGTNAVATQVNVMTHAIRARKERGAKIVAIDIYQNETMKQADIALCLRPGTDGALACAIMHVLFRDGLADRAYLERYADAPAELEAHLQTKTPQWAAAITGLSVEEIESFARLIGTTKRTFFRIGYGFSRQRNGAVAMHAVLSIPTVSGAWQYEGGGAFHSNSGIFHLDATAIEGNDKLDPNVRQLDQSRTAHILTGDADALKGGPPVTAMLIQNTNPVSICPDQTLVKQGFAREDLFVAVHEQIMTDTAKMADIVLPATMFLEHDDIYKGGGHQYIIFGGKQVDPPEGCRTNHQVITGLARRLGLTHPGFEMSERELIDDMLRTSGRGTLASLEENRWIDCQTPFERAHFLDGFGHPDGKYHFRVDWTAVRTENYGAVGPVASMPEFPDHWGAIESADATHPFRLATSPSRSFLNSTFNETPGSIAKEGRPELMIHSDDAASLDIANGGLVAIGNERGTVRLHARYFDGLKRGVVISEGIWANSAFEDGNGINSLTGADPVAPFGGAAVHDTKVWIRAL; via the coding sequence ATGAACCAGCATGTTCCCCTTCGTATCGGCCATTCGGCCTGCCCGCATGATTGCCCGTCCACCTGCGCGCTCGATGTCGAGGTGCTGGACGGGAAAAGGATCGGGCGGGTTCGGGGGGCGAAGGACAATGATTATACGGCCGGCGTCATATGCGCCAAGGTCGCGCGCTATGCGGAGCGGATTCATAATCCGAACCGTTTGACGCAACCTCTTAGACGCAAAGGCGAAAAGGGCGCCGGCGAGTGGGCGCCGATCTCGTGGGACGATGCGCTGGACGAGATTGCGGAAGCCTTCGTGAAGGCGGAGGCGCGGCTCGGCGCCGAGACCGTGTGGCCCTATTATTATGCCGGGACGATGGGCCTCGTGCAGCGCGACGGCATCAACCGGCTGCGCCATGAGAAGCGCTATTCCGGCTTTTACGGCACGATCTGCGTCAATATGGCCTGGACCGGCTATATCGCCGGGGCCGGGCGGATCGCCGGCGTCGATCCGCGCGAAATGGCGAAATCCGATCTCGTCGTGCTCTGGGGCACCAATGCGGTGGCGACGCAGGTCAATGTCATGACCCACGCGATCCGCGCCCGCAAGGAACGCGGCGCGAAGATCGTCGCCATCGATATCTACCAGAACGAAACGATGAAGCAGGCCGACATCGCGCTCTGCCTGCGGCCGGGCACCGATGGCGCTCTGGCCTGCGCGATCATGCATGTTCTCTTCCGCGACGGCCTCGCCGACCGCGCCTATCTGGAGCGCTATGCCGACGCACCGGCCGAACTGGAAGCGCATCTCCAGACGAAGACGCCGCAATGGGCAGCCGCGATCACCGGGCTTTCGGTCGAGGAGATCGAGAGTTTCGCCCGGCTGATCGGCACGACGAAGCGGACCTTCTTCCGCATCGGTTATGGCTTCTCGCGCCAGCGCAACGGCGCGGTGGCGATGCATGCCGTGCTGTCGATCCCCACGGTCAGCGGTGCCTGGCAATATGAGGGCGGCGGCGCGTTTCATTCGAACAGTGGCATCTTCCATCTCGATGCCACGGCGATTGAGGGCAATGACAAGCTCGACCCGAATGTGCGCCAGCTCGACCAGTCGCGCACCGCCCATATCCTGACCGGCGATGCCGACGCGCTGAAGGGCGGGCCGCCGGTCACAGCGATGCTGATCCAGAACACCAACCCGGTGTCGATCTGCCCCGACCAGACCCTGGTCAAGCAGGGTTTCGCGCGCGAGGACCTGTTCGTCGCCGTGCATGAGCAGATCATGACCGATACCGCGAAGATGGCCGATATCGTCCTGCCGGCGACCATGTTCCTGGAGCATGACGACATCTACAAGGGCGGCGGACACCAATACATCATCTTCGGCGGCAAGCAGGTCGACCCTCCGGAAGGCTGCCGCACCAACCACCAGGTGATCACCGGCCTCGCCCGCCGGCTGGGGCTGACCCATCCCGGCTTCGAGATGAGCGAGCGCGAGCTGATCGACGACATGCTGCGCACCTCCGGCCGGGGCACGCTGGCTTCGCTGGAGGAAAATCGCTGGATCGATTGCCAGACGCCGTTCGAGCGCGCGCACTTCCTCGACGGCTTTGGCCATCCCGACGGCAAGTATCATTTCCGCGTCGACTGGACGGCGGTCCGTACCGAGAATTACGGCGCGGTCGGTCCGGTGGCGAGCATGCCGGAATTCCCGGACCATTGGGGCGCGATCGAATCGGCCGACGCGACGCATCCCTTCCGCCTCGCCACCTCGCCATCGCGTTCCTTCCTGAATTCGACCTTCAACGAGACGCCCGGATCGATCGCCAAGGAGGGTCGGCCGGAGCTGATGATCCATTCCGACGACGCCGCGAGCCTCGATATCGCCAATGGCGGCCTGGTGGCGATCGGCAATGAGCGCGGAACGGTGCGCCTGCATGCGCGCTATTTCGACGGGCTGAAGCGCGGCGTCGTCATTTCCGAAGGCATATGGGCCAATAGCGCCTTCGAAGACGGCAATGGAATCAATAGCTTGACCGGTGCCGACCCGGTCGCGCCGTTCGGCGGGGCGGCCGTGCATGACACCAAGGTCTGGATCCGCGCTCTTTAA
- a CDS encoding O-methyltransferase: MSGSAIPYHLRPHKAVDRRIFIDLLGRFERWTPLMDYAYLSMGAYPLEDHKLIHRILGIVRLISFDTEDSIVARARFNKPIGNCRCLEKTSSAVVDSIDQILEECGFADAKGVIVWLDYTDPKKIGEQIREFQSLLDKLAPGDIVRVTVNAHPHELIEKPSGSIISVEERRKKQFDVLRQRIREYLPSRTVADEMTAEELPRVLSASFAAAALKAFPPTHESTFRPLSVVRYADGAQMLSMTGVVVRRSEEDELIQRLDLQSWPFGSSRWDQIHKLVVPDLTIRERLFLEREVVAKDVATIVAGLGFDAASGIAIAEFIDSYKNYYRFYPTLLSAEF; the protein is encoded by the coding sequence TTGAGCGGCTCCGCGATCCCTTACCACCTTCGTCCACACAAAGCAGTCGATCGACGGATATTCATCGACCTACTTGGACGCTTTGAAAGGTGGACTCCACTAATGGATTATGCCTATCTCAGCATGGGCGCCTATCCACTTGAAGATCACAAGCTGATTCATAGAATCCTCGGCATCGTGCGCCTCATTTCGTTCGACACCGAAGACTCGATAGTAGCGAGAGCACGGTTCAACAAGCCTATCGGCAATTGCCGCTGCTTGGAGAAGACGTCTAGCGCCGTAGTTGATTCGATCGACCAAATACTGGAAGAGTGCGGATTCGCTGATGCAAAGGGAGTTATTGTATGGCTAGACTATACTGATCCGAAGAAAATCGGTGAGCAAATCCGGGAATTCCAGTCACTTTTGGACAAGTTGGCGCCCGGCGATATCGTACGTGTAACCGTCAACGCCCATCCGCACGAACTGATCGAAAAGCCTAGCGGTTCGATTATTTCAGTGGAAGAGAGGCGGAAAAAGCAATTCGATGTTCTCCGACAGAGAATCAGAGAGTATCTTCCGTCTAGAACAGTCGCCGATGAGATGACTGCAGAAGAATTGCCAAGAGTGCTATCGGCCTCGTTTGCGGCCGCCGCTTTGAAAGCATTTCCGCCGACGCACGAGAGCACCTTTAGGCCACTCTCAGTTGTTCGTTACGCCGATGGTGCTCAGATGCTGTCAATGACTGGAGTAGTGGTACGGCGATCGGAAGAGGATGAGCTGATCCAACGCTTGGACCTACAATCATGGCCGTTCGGATCAAGTCGCTGGGACCAAATTCATAAACTGGTTGTACCCGACTTGACCATTCGTGAGCGCCTGTTTCTCGAACGCGAGGTTGTTGCAAAAGACGTTGCGACGATTGTTGCCGGGCTTGGGTTTGACGCCGCGTCTGGCATTGCAATTGCCGAGTTTATCGATAGCTATAAGAATTACTATCGGTTTTATCCAACACTGCTTTCTGCAGAGTTTTAA
- a CDS encoding ATP-binding protein — translation MTQDTPKIGDAFASPTKQFFVSMLTRDIELRDAILDLLDNCVDGILRSASPDQTAARPYEGFHATVLLASDHFQIVDNCGGIPIETAKRYAFAMGKPEGAESETTSATVGMYGIGMKRAIFKLGTDALVESWSDTGFTVEFTSQWMTTEGWTDLPVHELQEGRLPNRGTSITVMTLNPEVSASFSEPEWIDDFCRTISQHYSIILEKGFSVLVGNGRDQPRAIVPEPFRLLQTAEDGGRRIAPYVYFGKLGEVDVEIYAGLYRELLTAEEADTEEETRGTTDDAGWTVACNDRVVIWKDKTRLTGWGEATVPNYHGQFIAITGIVLMKCENPKQLPLTTTKRGIDAASNVYSEAKDLMREATKSLTSFTNRWKKFPDKLESIYRASEYVDLPTLRSMPSTVALTPIRKLPTMRRYEPNYPEPVEEKTHVVVKYEAAKADVALLAKKYFGEDQSPKPGEVGKESFDRAVKSAKDGVL, via the coding sequence TTGACCCAAGATACCCCAAAGATAGGAGATGCCTTCGCATCGCCCACGAAACAGTTCTTCGTGAGCATGCTCACTCGAGACATCGAACTGCGGGACGCGATTCTCGACCTTTTAGATAATTGCGTCGACGGAATCCTTAGGTCAGCGAGCCCGGATCAGACGGCTGCAAGACCATATGAGGGCTTCCATGCCACCGTCCTCTTGGCGTCGGACCATTTCCAGATCGTTGACAATTGTGGCGGCATCCCGATTGAGACGGCCAAGAGATATGCCTTCGCCATGGGTAAGCCTGAGGGTGCTGAGAGCGAGACGACATCGGCCACAGTCGGCATGTACGGGATCGGTATGAAGAGGGCCATCTTCAAGTTGGGCACCGATGCATTGGTCGAGTCATGGTCCGACACCGGCTTCACCGTCGAATTCACTTCTCAGTGGATGACGACTGAGGGGTGGACGGACTTGCCAGTCCACGAATTGCAGGAAGGGAGGCTGCCGAACAGAGGGACATCTATAACGGTGATGACGCTCAATCCTGAAGTGTCGGCATCGTTTAGCGAGCCCGAGTGGATCGACGATTTTTGCAGAACGATATCTCAGCACTATTCGATAATTTTAGAGAAGGGCTTCTCCGTGCTCGTCGGGAACGGTCGCGATCAGCCGCGGGCGATCGTTCCGGAACCATTCCGACTTCTGCAAACGGCGGAGGACGGAGGAAGGCGGATTGCGCCTTACGTCTACTTCGGCAAACTTGGAGAAGTAGACGTGGAGATCTACGCTGGCCTCTATCGTGAACTGTTGACGGCAGAAGAGGCTGACACCGAGGAGGAGACCCGCGGAACGACGGATGACGCCGGGTGGACGGTTGCCTGCAATGATCGAGTAGTGATTTGGAAGGACAAGACAAGACTCACCGGTTGGGGCGAGGCAACAGTTCCAAATTACCACGGGCAGTTCATTGCTATCACAGGTATCGTCCTGATGAAATGCGAAAACCCGAAACAACTTCCACTAACCACAACAAAGCGTGGTATCGATGCAGCCTCCAACGTCTATTCTGAAGCAAAGGATTTGATGAGGGAGGCGACGAAGAGCCTTACTTCGTTTACCAATCGCTGGAAAAAATTCCCCGATAAGCTGGAATCCATCTATCGAGCCAGCGAGTACGTTGATCTGCCGACGCTTCGATCGATGCCGTCTACCGTGGCTCTCACTCCAATCCGCAAATTGCCGACGATGAGACGGTATGAGCCGAACTACCCCGAACCTGTCGAAGAAAAGACGCACGTCGTAGTCAAGTATGAGGCGGCAAAAGCAGATGTTGCGCTACTTGCGAAGAAATACTTCGGTGAAGACCAGTCGCCCAAGCCCGGTGAGGTGGGGAAGGAGTCTTTCGATCGGGCGGTGAAGTCCGCGAAGGACGGTGTCCTTTGA
- a CDS encoding DNA cytosine methyltransferase, which produces MVDLFCGCGGLALGARASGFGAELAFDIDAILSSSFKHNFPDSRLQLGNLAEAHGRDIKAMAGGEIIGVFGGPPCQAFSDIGHRKLDDPRRDLLDVFFRLVAEIEPAFFVMENVRGLGYSDSKPVLDKALDRVAERYELVGPLLLDAANYGAATRRRRLFVIGYDPTRCDPLMAEDLARAELPAVTVKDAIWDLHDATEVGIVDGFDTWRLESSEANGYRSALISKDRLFTGHRPTIHTSAVVERFLKVEQGEVDIVGRHPRLHWDRQCPTLRAGTGSDRGSFQSVRPIHPDEPRVISVREAARLQGFPDHFRFHPTIWHSFRMIGNSVSPPMSRAIFSLLASRTEMPQAAIAAE; this is translated from the coding sequence ATGGTCGACCTTTTTTGTGGTTGTGGCGGACTCGCGCTCGGCGCGCGGGCCTCTGGCTTCGGCGCCGAACTTGCTTTCGATATCGACGCGATTCTCTCGTCATCCTTCAAACACAACTTTCCGGACTCCAGGTTGCAATTGGGAAATCTGGCCGAAGCCCACGGCAGAGACATTAAGGCCATGGCAGGCGGCGAAATTATAGGTGTCTTCGGCGGACCGCCGTGCCAAGCATTCAGCGACATAGGGCATCGAAAGCTCGACGATCCACGCAGAGACTTGCTCGACGTCTTCTTCCGACTCGTCGCCGAGATCGAGCCTGCCTTCTTTGTCATGGAGAATGTAAGAGGCCTAGGATATTCGGATTCTAAACCCGTACTTGATAAGGCTCTCGACCGAGTTGCAGAACGTTACGAGCTTGTTGGGCCACTGTTGCTCGACGCCGCCAACTATGGTGCCGCCACGCGGCGACGGCGACTGTTTGTGATCGGGTATGATCCCACACGCTGCGACCCTTTGATGGCCGAGGACCTGGCTCGGGCGGAATTGCCAGCGGTGACCGTCAAAGACGCAATTTGGGACCTCCACGATGCCACTGAGGTCGGGATCGTCGATGGCTTCGACACATGGCGTCTGGAAAGCAGTGAAGCCAATGGCTATCGCTCTGCGCTAATCTCGAAAGATCGACTATTTACTGGTCATCGTCCAACCATTCACACTTCGGCGGTCGTGGAGCGGTTTCTCAAGGTTGAGCAGGGCGAGGTAGACATCGTTGGCCGCCATCCGCGACTCCATTGGGATAGACAGTGCCCAACGCTCCGAGCGGGAACTGGAAGCGATCGAGGGTCGTTCCAATCAGTGAGGCCCATTCATCCCGACGAGCCTAGAGTCATTTCGGTTCGAGAAGCCGCTAGACTTCAGGGCTTTCCGGATCATTTTCGCTTCCACCCCACCATTTGGCATTCATTTCGAATGATCGGAAACAGCGTTTCGCCTCCGATGTCTAGGGCGATATTTTCACTACTGGCCTCTCGCACGGAGATGCCGCAGGCTGCGATCGCAGCAGAGTAG
- a CDS encoding very short patch repair endonuclease: MQRVGSRDTRPELVVRRALHAAGFRFRLHDRSLPGTPDIVLARWRTAIFVHGCFWHRHEGCRYSGMPKTRTDFWSMKFDRNVERDRANRKELQAAGWCVVEVWECEIKRRTFLEPLLSRIRSAGIEVQ, translated from the coding sequence ATGCAGCGAGTGGGGAGTCGCGACACCCGCCCGGAGCTCGTCGTTCGTCGCGCGCTTCATGCAGCGGGCTTCCGGTTCCGATTGCATGACCGGAGCCTTCCAGGCACCCCAGACATCGTCTTGGCGCGTTGGCGAACTGCCATATTCGTTCACGGCTGTTTTTGGCATCGTCACGAGGGATGTCGTTATTCGGGCATGCCAAAAACGAGGACGGACTTCTGGTCGATGAAGTTCGACCGAAATGTCGAAAGAGATCGAGCCAACCGGAAGGAGCTACAGGCTGCCGGATGGTGCGTCGTCGAAGTCTGGGAATGCGAAATTAAACGACGCACATTCTTAGAACCGTTGTTGAGCCGCATACGATCGGCGGGAATCGAGGTCCAGTAA
- a CDS encoding DsbA family protein has product MTLSAFRADPLTFGHGPRVFEMFLEPTCPYSCRAFAKVDALLEAAGEDKITVKLRFVSQPWHMLSGLLVRCVLAASSLPGGKETARTVLAAIAAHREEFEFDHHFGGANLDATPRQIIDRLIAYSGIPLWDAYAARELEKEIKWHAKYSRQNGIHVSPTFMVDGLVQADLGSGDEVGKWAERLRG; this is encoded by the coding sequence ATGACGCTTTCCGCCTTCCGCGCCGATCCGCTGACCTTCGGCCATGGGCCTCGCGTCTTCGAGATGTTCCTGGAGCCGACCTGCCCCTATTCCTGCCGCGCCTTCGCCAAGGTCGACGCACTGCTGGAGGCCGCCGGCGAGGACAAGATCACGGTGAAGCTGCGCTTCGTCTCGCAGCCCTGGCACATGCTCTCGGGCCTCTTGGTGCGCTGCGTCCTCGCCGCCTCGTCGCTCCCCGGCGGCAAGGAGACGGCCCGAACCGTGCTCGCCGCCATCGCCGCGCACCGCGAGGAATTCGAGTTCGACCACCATTTCGGCGGCGCCAATCTCGACGCCACCCCGCGCCAGATCATCGACCGCCTCATCGCCTATAGCGGCATCCCCCTCTGGGACGCCTATGCGGCCCGCGAACTCGAAAAAGAGATCAAGTGGCACGCCAAATACTCCCGCCAAAACGGCATCCACGTGTCGCCGACCTTCATGGTCGACGGGCTGGTGCAGGCGGATCTGGGCAGCGGGGATGAGGTGGGGAAGTGGGCGGAGCGGTTGCGCGGGTAG
- a CDS encoding GGDEF domain-containing protein has translation MALDFTTLYVVILLNSALLAIVWGVSYHAYERLSAAGIWSIASLTLVVSGLTLAAASIVDETVAIFAGNLMVALAFSLYWAGIRRFEERPAPWLAIAVLLLVTAAVLLPLSPVDPDYTRRNIVYALAQSIPLVACIVDLRRAPGRRVVGTRLATGALAIAILAHVVEFAGNALVLMGLLPRDIYGRIEPVAILVVVFSGLVWNFGLMLMVVDWLYSRLERQALLDELTGLPNRRALTERLDAEIAAASASGRPLSLLVVDLDDLKRLNDRHGHQAGDAGIAHVARTSSARLRPGDMMARTGGDEFCVVLPDATAEIAGAMAAALVGAVRAVPLVVAEKSIPLTLSIGAAQWREGQSGDALNAAADSALYAAKAKGRNRHAVDGLEDGSELAFRTVPAEIRA, from the coding sequence ATGGCGCTGGACTTTACGACTCTTTACGTCGTCATCCTGTTGAACTCAGCCTTGCTGGCGATCGTCTGGGGCGTTTCCTACCACGCTTACGAGCGCCTGAGTGCCGCCGGCATCTGGTCGATAGCCAGCCTCACTCTGGTGGTAAGCGGCCTGACGCTGGCTGCGGCGTCGATTGTCGACGAGACGGTGGCGATCTTCGCGGGCAACCTCATGGTCGCGCTTGCCTTCTCGCTATATTGGGCCGGCATACGTCGCTTCGAGGAGCGGCCGGCTCCCTGGCTGGCCATCGCCGTGCTCCTCCTGGTGACGGCGGCTGTGCTTCTGCCGCTTTCCCCCGTCGACCCAGACTATACGCGGCGCAACATCGTCTATGCGCTGGCGCAGTCCATTCCGCTCGTCGCCTGCATCGTCGATCTGCGCCGCGCCCCCGGCCGCCGCGTGGTGGGCACGCGCCTTGCCACGGGCGCCCTGGCGATCGCGATTCTTGCCCATGTCGTCGAATTCGCCGGCAACGCGCTCGTTTTGATGGGCCTTCTGCCGCGAGACATCTATGGCCGGATCGAACCGGTGGCGATTCTTGTTGTCGTCTTCTCGGGTCTTGTCTGGAATTTCGGATTGATGCTGATGGTTGTCGACTGGCTCTATTCCCGCCTTGAGCGCCAGGCACTGCTCGATGAACTGACCGGCCTGCCCAATCGCCGGGCGCTGACCGAGCGGCTTGATGCCGAAATCGCCGCCGCGAGCGCAAGTGGACGGCCGCTGTCGCTGCTCGTCGTCGATCTGGACGACCTCAAGCGGCTGAACGACCGCCATGGCCATCAGGCGGGCGATGCCGGCATCGCCCATGTCGCGCGCACCTCTTCGGCCCGCCTGCGCCCCGGCGACATGATGGCGCGCACCGGCGGCGATGAATTCTGCGTCGTCCTGCCGGACGCCACCGCCGAAATTGCCGGCGCCATGGCCGCGGCGCTGGTCGGCGCCGTCCGCGCCGTCCCGCTCGTCGTCGCGGAGAAGAGCATCCCGCTCACCCTGTCGATCGGCGCGGCGCAGTGGCGGGAAGGCCAGTCGGGCGACGCGCTCAACGCCGCCGCCGACAGCGCGCTCTATGCGGCGAAGGCGAAGGGCCGCAACCGGCACGCCGTCGACGGACTGGAGGATGGCAGCGAACTGGCCTTCCGCACCGTGCCCGCCGAAATCCGAGCCTGA
- a CDS encoding 23S rRNA (adenine(2030)-N(6))-methyltransferase RlmJ has protein sequence MNYRHAYHAGNFADVVKHATLALLIDRLKAKEKPFRVIDTHAGIGLYDLAGPLAAKTDEWHQGIGKLLGPDMKPVALTRRLSEALAPYLFAVRAANPDGRLRFYPGSPMIARTLLRGSDRLTATELHPDDYRQLGECFAGDIQVKAIELDGWLALGSFVPPKERRGLVLVDPPYEQGDEFKALAEGFEKAYRRWPTGIYALWYPVKEIGAVKNFVKHLSDSGIPRLLGAELWVRERATEGRFNGTGLILCNPPYQLDKTLDDMLTGLAPILGEDDKAGRRVWWIRGEA, from the coding sequence ATGAATTACCGCCACGCCTATCACGCCGGAAACTTCGCCGATGTCGTCAAGCACGCGACGCTGGCGCTTCTCATCGACCGCCTGAAGGCGAAGGAGAAACCGTTCCGGGTCATCGACACCCATGCAGGCATCGGCCTCTACGATCTGGCCGGGCCGCTCGCGGCCAAGACCGACGAATGGCACCAGGGCATCGGCAAGCTGCTCGGGCCGGATATGAAGCCGGTCGCGCTGACGCGCCGCCTGTCCGAGGCGTTGGCGCCCTATCTGTTCGCGGTCCGGGCGGCCAATCCGGACGGGCGGCTGCGCTTCTATCCTGGCTCGCCGATGATCGCACGTACGCTGCTGCGAGGGAGCGACCGGCTCACGGCGACGGAGCTGCATCCGGATGATTATCGCCAGCTCGGCGAGTGCTTCGCCGGCGATATCCAGGTGAAGGCGATCGAGCTCGACGGCTGGCTGGCGCTCGGCTCCTTCGTGCCGCCCAAGGAGCGGCGTGGCCTGGTGCTCGTCGATCCGCCCTATGAGCAGGGCGACGAGTTCAAGGCGTTGGCCGAAGGCTTCGAGAAGGCCTATCGACGCTGGCCGACCGGCATCTACGCGCTCTGGTATCCGGTCAAGGAGATCGGCGCGGTCAAGAACTTCGTCAAGCATCTCTCCGACAGCGGCATTCCCCGCCTGCTGGGCGCCGAACTCTGGGTGCGCGAACGCGCCACCGAAGGCCGCTTCAACGGCACCGGCCTCATCCTGTGCAACCCGCCCTACCAGCTCGACAAGACGCTGGACGACATGCTCACCGGCCTCGCCCCGATCCTCGGCGAAGATGACAAGGCCGGGCGGCGGGTGTGGTGGATCCGGGGCGAAGCGTAG
- a CDS encoding TetR/AcrR family transcriptional regulator → MSHDSVEPGDDALREMDACRPVRADAQRNVDALLEAALAVFAASGVDAPVREIAAKAGVGVGTLYRHFPQRADLVGAVFRREVDSCAAAARTLAAAYPPGEALARWMQRYAAFIATKRGLASALHSGDPTFSCLPAYFQSRLVPALQSLLDAAIASGEIRADVEPDELLNAAARLGMQAREDRPGHAERMVALLVDGMRYGAGLPANGAP, encoded by the coding sequence ATGAGTCACGACTCCGTCGAACCAGGCGACGACGCCCTTCGCGAGATGGACGCATGCCGGCCCGTGCGCGCCGACGCGCAGCGCAATGTGGATGCGTTGCTGGAGGCGGCGCTGGCGGTTTTTGCGGCGTCCGGGGTTGATGCGCCCGTGCGGGAGATCGCCGCCAAGGCGGGCGTCGGCGTTGGAACGCTCTATCGCCATTTTCCGCAACGCGCCGATCTCGTCGGCGCCGTGTTTCGCCGAGAGGTCGATTCCTGTGCGGCGGCTGCGCGGACGCTCGCGGCGGCTTATCCGCCGGGGGAGGCGCTGGCGCGGTGGATGCAGCGTTACGCCGCCTTCATCGCCACCAAGCGCGGCCTCGCCTCAGCGCTGCATTCCGGCGACCCGACCTTCAGCTGTCTGCCGGCCTATTTCCAGTCACGGCTCGTGCCGGCGTTGCAGTCCCTGCTGGATGCTGCGATCGCATCGGGCGAGATCCGCGCCGATGTCGAGCCGGACGAACTCCTGAACGCAGCCGCCCGTCTCGGCATGCAGGCCCGCGAAGACCGCCCCGGCCATGCCGAACGCATGGTGGCGCTGCTCGTCGACGGAATGCGCTACGGCGCCGGATTGCCAGCGAACGGAGCTCCCTGA
- a CDS encoding SDR family NAD(P)-dependent oxidoreductase — MSPTRIALVTGANQGVGFQLAKELVANGVTVLVGSRNFERGEAAAGRIGDGAIPIQIDVTDLGSIAAAAERIRNEFGRLDLLVNNAGISNTREGAVSIADYIQTSRASNVSLDEVRAIWDTNVFGVLAVYQAMLPLLRLSADARIVNVSSTVGSLATNADPAFPYRSIFAPGYAASKTALNAMTLAMMIELEGTGIKINLVSPGFTSTNLNNYEGTESLEDGSREVVRVALLGPDGPTGTYTSWENATIPW; from the coding sequence ATGTCTCCCACCCGCATTGCCCTCGTCACCGGCGCCAATCAGGGCGTCGGGTTCCAGCTTGCCAAGGAACTCGTGGCCAACGGCGTTACCGTCCTCGTTGGATCGCGCAATTTCGAGCGCGGCGAGGCTGCCGCCGGCCGGATCGGCGACGGCGCCATCCCGATCCAGATCGACGTCACGGATCTGGGCTCGATCGCCGCCGCGGCGGAGCGCATCCGCAACGAATTCGGCCGCCTCGATCTGCTGGTCAACAATGCGGGCATATCGAACACGCGCGAAGGCGCCGTCTCGATCGCGGACTACATCCAGACCAGCCGCGCCAGCAACGTGTCGCTCGATGAGGTTCGCGCCATCTGGGACACCAATGTCTTCGGCGTGCTCGCGGTCTATCAGGCGATGCTGCCGCTGCTGCGCCTGTCCGCCGACGCCCGCATTGTCAACGTCTCCAGCACCGTCGGCTCGCTCGCCACCAATGCCGATCCCGCCTTCCCCTATCGCTCGATCTTCGCCCCCGGCTACGCCGCTTCCAAGACCGCGCTCAACGCAATGACCCTCGCCATGATGATCGAACTGGAAGGTACGGGCATCAAGATCAACCTCGTCTCGCCCGGCTTCACCAGCACGAACCTCAACAATTACGAAGGCACGGAATCGCTCGAAGACGGCTCGCGCGAGGTGGTACGCGTCGCGCTGCTCGGCCCCGACGGCCCCACCGGCACCTATACGAGCTGGGAAAACGCGACGATCCCCTGGTGA